TGGTGTGCAGTTGTTCTCATtctctttttctccatctctgaaCAGGGGCAGGGTTACATATACTGTCTAGGTGGGGGGGAAGACTTTAACCGTTCAGGAGGTAGACTACCAGCTCGTAGGTGCACATCATGATGGCGGTGTTGGGGATCTGTCGTACCAGGTGGGTGGTGAGGCCACGGTACAGGGCGCGGTAACCCTCCTCTTTGGGCACTGTTGTTAAAGTCTGGAAGAAGGATTTATACTTGGTGCCCTCCTCGCGTAGCCTGGTGCGTATCACTTCTACAAAGTAGAGATTAAAGCGAATGGTTAAAAGGACAGGAGGAAGGATGAAAAATCAGCTGAATTTGGCTAATTGCTACACACAAACTCTTACCATGAGGATAAGCAATAGATGTGGCACAGGTCTTGGAGGTGGCAGCAGCAAGCATCATCCCCACAAAGTCTGAAGCGTCTCTGGACgactcctcttcctcatccatGTTCTGCGGTGCCTTGGCCTCCAAGAGGCGACGCTTGATATTTTCATAAATCACAAAGTGGATCACAGTCTCTGAGATACCGGCATAGGATGCCGACATACCTCTGTAGAAGCCTCGCAGGCCATCTGCCTGATACACCCGCCGTATGCACTCAAATGCATTCATCCTTCGCTCACCTCGATTCCTGAGACGAGACAAGAAAAATATGAAGGCACATGTTAAAGGACTCACTCTGCCTATTTGAAAATGTCCATGTAGATGCAAACGCCataacacaataacaacaacacggactactgtaaaaatgtaaagacagaCTCCTAGATTATATCACAGGATTCAGTGTGCATGACAAGCTGCGCTCTTGTAGGAGAAGCAGACAAACAAGGTCACATACCAGGATCACGTTTGATGATCAGCTCAGTGATCAGATCGATACCTTAGTCACATGCAGCCTTCATGAAATTTACAAACACCACAGTCAGTGTTATCAGGTCCTTACTTAACTTGAACCTGTCAACTTTAGCCTCCCATGTAAAGaattaaatgtgattataaCATCTTCAATCCTACATTATATAAACTCTGGTTCACTCAAAAAAATGAGACGATCTCTGCGAACATTACTTTGACATTTCAAATCCTTCAAACAGAGGCTTTATAAAGCTGCAGAACAAGTTTAATAAGGCCGATAATTAGCAAGGAACTttttgtgctgcagaaatggaacACAACGTGGTGCACAAGGGGGACAGAGGGAGGTAAGAGGAGTATTCAAGTGTGGAAATGCAGTTCTCCGTGCCAGATATTTTTGagctgctgctttttaaatataaagatgGAATCTGGAATAAAAGCAACAAGTATTCCTGTAATGGCACACCAGAGTATGTGGAAATCCGTTTGTTGTCATGAGCATTTGctttaatgaaaaatacatcaatggCCTTAAAATAGTACATCAACTGATAGTCCCTCTCTTGGGAACTTACATTTGTAAAGTTCACACTCTTGTGACATTGACATATTTACCTAGCATCCAGCTGTAGACGGGTCTTTATGAGCCATATTGGATTAGTTGCTGTGATGGCTGTAAAACCtgtcgagaaaaaaaaaagtacaggaTTATATTTTgttcaaaatctaaaaatgcTGCTGCAGATAAACTGTCCACAAACTAACACTCTAAgtcaaatgtaaatgttcttTAAGCTGCATTCATGTTCTCAAAGTTAAAACAATGCTAAAATGTTCTctcaataaaattaaaatattaagtCACAAAGGCAGCTTAGAGATAGCTAGCCCCTCTATAGACTGTCCTATGTGTGTTAGTAGAGGAGAAACTGAAtgctataaaaatgtaatgtggtGTAAACAACTGTAATAACCTGCCTCTTATGCAATTGCCTACATGGTAATGGAGTAAAGAACAGAAaggcacagagagaaagagaagaaccAGATGTAACAAGAAGCACAGATCTGTGGTGAGTACTCACGCAGACCCAAGTAACTCGTCAAAGATGCAGCTAGAGACCCCTGGTGGTGTGGGGGTCTCATGCCCTTGCGAGAGGAGAGCTACGGTAGAGTTAAAGCCTAAAACAGACACAGGCTTGTGTGTAGCAAAATCACCGGCAtgcaaccatttttttttttttacctcccaTTCCCCTGCCTATACCACAGGATTTAACCCACCATATCCCAAACTCATGTGAAATGATCATCTCCCACCAAGACAGCAGAAGGAACAGAATAAAGCTGAGGTCTTCTTAATTCAAAAATCCCTCGATATATAAATACAGAGAGACACCAAGTTTTGAGACTTGGGTTGGACATGTATGGAGTTTTAGTGGTGGAGATCAGGTACATCTGTTGTTAGCCATGGCAGAAGCCAGCCCTAACCTCTGCTGTAGGTATCATGTACCAATGCGCAGATGAGATTAATGGCTGCACAGTTGACACCTAATCGCCTGTCGGTTCAGCTCAGTCAGGTCTCACACTGCAGAATATGCAGAGCATTAAGTACGGACAAATGCTGACCTTGACTTGGTTGTTGAAAGGTCTGAGTCATGGTGTGCTAAAAGCAGCACAACACTGAACCCACATTGTAACGGTTCGGAGTTTTAAACTGGATCACAGTAACACGGAACTCTCATGTCATGATAACCTACGCTTGACATACAAAGTGTCAGAGAATAATGAAATAGTATGATCAATCTGGCCTTTTAAAAAGGTCCAATATGATGCTCATTTTCACGttccagtgtttttattttgggtgtctactataaaatgtttacatgctttaatgtaaacacatttagtaTAACGATAATTGATAAGTGATAACTGAGAATATGTGATggacctgctgtctgtgttgGGGCTATATGTCCTGATCACAGAGGCTAATTGTTATCTACAATGTATATGCATGATATCAGGGTAAACAGGcaagctgtaaccatggtatTAACTGCGTGACAGGGTCACACAAACTCAGTGCTTCAGCTAACATGAACTGTCTTGCTCTAGTCGGGCTTAGATGTAAAAATGGGAACGCCTGAGGACTTCGTGTTGGGCTTGTTTACTTCTCTCTTGGACTCGGTCTGGTTCAGACAGTAAAATACTGCCTGAGCTGTACTTTAGCCTGCCCAGGCCTGTGAAAGCTGGAAAAACCAGTGTTTTCTAATCAGTTCTGCCGTTGTTTTTCAACCACGGTATTGCTGGGGGTGTGGCTGAGGGCattgactgtatagttgtgacatcacaaccttacagaagtcctgcTGACTTGTTTTAAGGCACAGTCTCTGAATATGTGCCgtctgcatttctctgtggattaaCCATTTTTATACTTACAGTTCTTCTATTTATAAtcaaaaagacatggaaatatCCCTTTAACGCGTTTGATTTTCATAACGCTGCTTTAAGATTGTCGAGCAGTATATCTTGGGAAAAGGTGAAGGAGACAGGTAAAGTTAGTTTTTTTAATACACAGGGTCCTCACAAAGGTAGTAGTGTGCTGACTCTGTCAGACGTTGTATGTCAACCTGTTACCTCACATATATAGTTACCTGCCATTCCAGCCGACACCATGTGTACCTGCGTGGAGTCAGGTTCCAACACACCATTCAGTTTCTCTTTGGCAGTGGAGTAAGCAGCAAAGTAGATTGCTCTGTGGGAAGTAACAGACAAAAAGGTCACTGTATGTT
This is a stretch of genomic DNA from Pagrus major chromosome 2, Pma_NU_1.0. It encodes these proteins:
- the LOC140992144 gene encoding solute carrier family 25 member 36-A-like yields the protein MSQRDTLVHLFAGGCGGTVGAILTCPLEVVKTRLQSSSLTLYVSEVQLSTVNGPSVARVSPPGPLHFLKLILEKEGPRSLFRGLGPNLVGVAPSRAIYFAAYSTAKEKLNGVLEPDSTQVHMVSAGMAGFTAITATNPIWLIKTRLQLDARNRGERRMNAFECIRRVYQADGLRGFYRGMSASYAGISETVIHFVIYENIKRRLLEAKAPQNMDEEEESSRDASDFVGMMLAAATSKTCATSIAYPHEVIRTRLREEGTKYKSFFQTLTTVPKEEGYRALYRGLTTHLVRQIPNTAIMMCTYELVVYLLNG